A stretch of Methanosphaerula palustris E1-9c DNA encodes these proteins:
- a CDS encoding formate dehydrogenase accessory sulfurtransferase FdhD has protein sequence MVIAVPALRERRGSREAVTAEVVEEVPLVLTFNGRQIMSAMTVPGRPADLALGYLFSEQIIEGMDEVESVMVEGQAVKVLTHDPFRVVVSRRVVVSGCGGAAARIREQHLPVIATAMPLSAETIRTRVNDLLVAVPLAATGDLYAAALVMPDAVWSAEDHGLQNAVNRLIGRRLQEGAEADAWVAASGRITAEIVMTCAVAGFPVLASFGRATALAIDLAEKAGITLIGEVTGAGMIVYTHPERVVG, from the coding sequence ATGGTCATCGCGGTGCCGGCCCTGCGTGAACGGCGGGGAAGCCGCGAAGCGGTCACCGCCGAGGTGGTCGAGGAGGTCCCCCTGGTGCTCACCTTCAACGGCCGGCAGATCATGTCGGCGATGACCGTCCCAGGAAGACCGGCCGACCTGGCCCTCGGCTACCTCTTCTCCGAGCAGATCATCGAGGGGATGGACGAGGTCGAGTCGGTGATGGTCGAGGGGCAGGCCGTGAAGGTGCTGACCCACGACCCGTTCCGGGTCGTCGTCTCCCGGCGGGTCGTCGTCAGCGGCTGTGGCGGGGCGGCCGCTCGGATCCGGGAGCAGCATCTGCCGGTGATCGCCACAGCAATGCCCCTCTCCGCCGAGACGATCCGGACCAGGGTCAACGATCTGCTCGTTGCCGTGCCGCTGGCCGCCACCGGCGATCTCTATGCAGCGGCGCTGGTCATGCCCGACGCCGTCTGGAGTGCCGAGGATCACGGGCTGCAGAACGCCGTCAACCGATTGATCGGCCGGCGGCTGCAGGAAGGAGCGGAGGCTGACGCCTGGGTCGCCGCCTCAGGCAGGATCACCGCCGAGATCGTCATGACCTGCGCCGTCGCGGGGTTCCCGGTCCTCGCCTCGTTCGGCCGGGCCACGGCGCTGGCCATCGATCTGGCGGAAAAGGCCGGGATCACCCTGATCGGCGAGGTCACCGGGGCCGGCATGATCGTCTATACCCATCCGGAACGGGTCGTCGGGTGA
- a CDS encoding aminotransferase class V-fold PLP-dependent enzyme, giving the protein MFREPPVKKVLYWCTHCNVPLLARSCACGRDGEELPLLQPYDLRPALRADAELIRDLVSARFGDVTIPTILLLNKTGGMDRNDLVIANGARFGWLVFDPVDRQYRFDIAPESLSWVVPMVTKGIVDLSTAADPATLAGRRLGGKKVEVTTDEPEGTVIVKYRQRYGTGVLREGTIRVKELSPFEAKTFENPDWQEAVHQNRLHLKNLERFAVRTIKQHMHDRPTINVSFSGGKDSTAALALARRAGVTDAFFINTGLEFPETVDFVREQGVEVIDSGGDFWASVSKAGPPGKDNRWCCKSLKLHPLKRFLAKTGPCVTVQGNRWYESWNRAGLEETSQNPNNPLQLNISPIRNWRAIEVFFYLWWRKVPFNSLYEEGFERLGCYLCPAMLEAEGELIKRTHPDYEARWQNFLAAWAAQKGFPEEYATWGLWRWRELPPKMSEICREHGLAVTEKGTLATGPARPVPVPVQVSEPVLEAPPKEQPEPVQQKLAGRQTEEQPDPFSEYRKDFPLPAGLTYLDSAGTSISPTPVLDAMMQYDQTYRANVGRGVHRLTQVATQRYWHAHKKVARFIGAEEQGEVVFTKNATEAIAMVAYGLGFCPKERVVTTILEHHSNLLPWMRLAEKQQIGDLTIVPIGEDLLLDMNALEEAITDTTRLVTVTQASNVIGTIVPVKEIAKICHDHGALLLVDAAQSVPHMPVDVSDLNCDFLAFSGHKMLGPTGTGVLWMKESILEPLLLGGGAVSSVTGTGYTLAEGYARYEAGTPPIGAGIGLGAAVDYLEKVGMEKVRSHETALTTRMIDGLRRIDGVTVYAPQNPADRIGVVSFNVAGFDPHTVATYLDEHAEVLVRSGHHCCIPLMEHLGIPDGTVRASLHLYSNSTEVDTLLAAVGEIAGGV; this is encoded by the coding sequence ATGTTTCGCGAGCCGCCGGTGAAAAAAGTCCTTTACTGGTGCACCCATTGCAATGTCCCCCTGCTGGCCAGGTCCTGCGCCTGTGGCCGGGACGGAGAGGAACTCCCCCTCCTCCAGCCGTACGATCTCCGGCCGGCCCTTCGTGCCGATGCAGAACTGATCCGGGACCTGGTCAGCGCCCGGTTCGGCGATGTGACGATCCCGACCATCCTCCTCCTCAACAAGACCGGTGGGATGGACCGGAACGACCTGGTCATCGCCAACGGCGCCCGGTTCGGCTGGCTCGTCTTCGACCCCGTCGACCGGCAGTACCGGTTCGACATCGCCCCCGAGTCCCTCTCCTGGGTGGTCCCGATGGTGACGAAAGGGATCGTCGACCTCTCCACCGCGGCCGACCCGGCCACCCTGGCCGGCCGGCGGCTCGGCGGTAAGAAGGTCGAGGTGACCACCGACGAGCCGGAAGGGACCGTCATCGTCAAGTACCGGCAGCGGTACGGCACCGGCGTACTCCGGGAAGGGACGATCCGGGTCAAGGAGCTGTCGCCCTTCGAAGCGAAGACCTTCGAGAACCCCGACTGGCAGGAGGCCGTCCACCAGAACCGGCTCCACCTCAAGAACCTGGAACGGTTCGCGGTCAGGACGATCAAGCAGCATATGCACGACCGGCCGACCATCAACGTCTCCTTCTCGGGCGGCAAGGACAGCACGGCAGCCCTCGCCCTGGCCCGGCGGGCCGGCGTGACCGACGCCTTCTTCATCAATACCGGGCTGGAGTTCCCCGAGACCGTCGACTTCGTCCGGGAGCAGGGGGTCGAGGTGATCGACAGCGGCGGCGACTTCTGGGCCTCGGTCAGCAAGGCCGGTCCGCCGGGGAAGGACAACCGCTGGTGCTGCAAGAGCCTCAAACTCCACCCGCTGAAACGGTTCCTGGCGAAGACCGGCCCCTGCGTGACCGTGCAGGGCAACCGCTGGTACGAGTCCTGGAACCGGGCCGGCCTCGAAGAGACCAGCCAGAACCCGAACAACCCGCTGCAGCTGAACATCTCCCCCATCCGGAACTGGCGGGCGATCGAGGTCTTCTTCTACCTCTGGTGGCGGAAGGTCCCGTTCAACTCCCTGTACGAGGAGGGGTTCGAGCGGCTCGGCTGCTACCTCTGCCCGGCGATGCTCGAAGCCGAGGGCGAACTGATCAAGCGAACGCACCCCGATTACGAGGCCCGGTGGCAGAACTTCCTGGCGGCCTGGGCTGCGCAGAAGGGATTCCCCGAGGAGTACGCCACCTGGGGGCTCTGGCGGTGGCGCGAACTGCCGCCGAAGATGTCTGAGATCTGCAGAGAGCACGGGCTCGCCGTGACCGAGAAGGGGACGCTGGCCACCGGGCCGGCCAGACCGGTGCCGGTGCCCGTGCAGGTGTCCGAGCCGGTCCTGGAGGCACCGCCGAAGGAACAGCCGGAACCGGTACAGCAGAAACTGGCCGGCCGTCAGACCGAAGAGCAGCCTGACCCGTTCTCGGAATACCGAAAGGACTTCCCCCTCCCCGCCGGCCTGACCTACCTGGACAGCGCCGGGACCAGCATCTCGCCAACACCGGTGCTCGACGCCATGATGCAGTACGACCAGACCTACCGGGCCAACGTCGGCCGCGGGGTCCACCGGCTGACCCAGGTGGCCACCCAGCGCTACTGGCACGCCCACAAGAAGGTCGCCCGGTTCATCGGCGCCGAGGAGCAGGGCGAGGTGGTCTTCACCAAGAACGCGACCGAAGCGATCGCGATGGTCGCCTACGGCCTCGGGTTCTGCCCGAAGGAGCGAGTCGTCACGACCATCCTCGAGCACCACTCCAACCTCCTCCCCTGGATGCGCCTCGCAGAAAAACAGCAGATCGGTGACCTCACGATCGTCCCGATCGGTGAGGACCTGCTGCTGGACATGAACGCCCTCGAGGAGGCGATCACCGACACCACCCGGCTGGTCACGGTCACGCAGGCCTCGAATGTGATCGGCACGATCGTGCCGGTCAAAGAGATCGCAAAGATCTGCCACGACCATGGCGCCCTGCTGCTGGTCGACGCTGCCCAGTCCGTCCCCCACATGCCGGTGGACGTCTCGGACCTGAACTGCGACTTCCTCGCCTTCTCAGGCCACAAGATGCTCGGTCCGACCGGCACCGGGGTGCTCTGGATGAAGGAGTCGATCCTCGAACCCCTCCTCCTCGGTGGCGGGGCCGTCAGCTCGGTCACCGGCACCGGGTATACGCTGGCCGAAGGCTACGCCCGGTACGAGGCCGGCACGCCGCCGATAGGAGCGGGGATCGGCCTCGGCGCCGCCGTCGACTACCTGGAGAAGGTCGGGATGGAGAAGGTCCGGTCGCACGAGACCGCCCTGACCACCCGGATGATCGACGGACTGCGGCGGATCGACGGGGTCACCGTCTACGCCCCGCAGAACCCGGCCGACCGGATCGGGGTCGTCTCCTTCAATGTCGCCGGGTTCGACCCGCACACCGTCGCCACCTACCTGGACGAGCACGCCGAGGTGCTGGTCAGGTCAGGCCACCACTGCTGCATACCCCTGATGGAGCACCTCGGGATCCCGGACGGCACGGTCCGGGCGAGCCTGCACCTCTACTCGAACAGCACCGAGGTCGACACCCTCCTCGCAGCGGTCGGCGAGATCGCCGGAGGGGTCTGA